Proteins encoded within one genomic window of Streptomyces sp. NBC_01314:
- a CDS encoding DMT family transporter, producing MPVHTSQGSQGQRGRGAGLVLALGSAVAFGGSGTAAKPLIEAGLDPLHVVWLRVVGAALVMLPLAVRHRDLVRRRPALLVGFGLFAVAGVQAFYFASISRIPVGVALLVEYLGPAIVLGWVRFVQRRPVTRAAAAGVVLAVGGLACVVEIWSGLSFDPLGLLFALGAACCQAGYFVLSDQGSDAGAEAPDPLGVIAYGLLVGAVVLTVVARPWGMDWAVLGGAARMDGTAVPAWLLLGWVVLIATVLAYVTGVVAVRRLSPQVAGVVGCLEAVVATVLAWVLLGEHLSAPQIVGGVVVLAGAFVAQRSAPGKGSPRPVASGGEGVEPELSVGRGR from the coding sequence GTGCCGGTGCATACGTCTCAGGGGAGTCAGGGGCAACGCGGGCGCGGTGCCGGGCTGGTGCTCGCGCTCGGGTCCGCGGTCGCCTTCGGTGGATCGGGCACCGCGGCCAAGCCGCTCATCGAGGCGGGACTCGACCCGCTGCATGTGGTGTGGCTGCGGGTCGTGGGGGCCGCTCTGGTGATGCTGCCGCTGGCCGTGCGGCACCGGGATCTGGTGCGTCGGCGGCCCGCGCTGCTCGTCGGGTTCGGGCTGTTCGCCGTGGCCGGTGTGCAGGCCTTCTACTTCGCCTCGATCTCCCGCATACCGGTCGGTGTCGCCCTCCTCGTGGAGTACCTCGGACCGGCCATCGTCCTCGGCTGGGTGCGGTTCGTGCAGCGGCGGCCGGTGACGCGGGCCGCGGCGGCCGGGGTCGTCCTCGCGGTCGGTGGCCTGGCCTGCGTCGTGGAGATCTGGTCGGGGCTGAGCTTCGACCCGCTCGGGCTGCTGTTCGCGCTCGGGGCCGCCTGCTGTCAGGCCGGGTACTTCGTGCTGTCCGACCAGGGGAGCGACGCGGGGGCGGAGGCGCCGGATCCGCTCGGGGTCATCGCCTACGGGTTGCTGGTGGGCGCGGTGGTGCTCACGGTGGTGGCCCGGCCGTGGGGGATGGACTGGGCGGTGCTCGGGGGCGCCGCGCGGATGGACGGTACGGCTGTTCCGGCCTGGCTGCTGCTCGGGTGGGTGGTGCTGATCGCCACGGTGCTCGCGTACGTCACCGGGGTGGTGGCTGTGCGGCGGTTGTCGCCGCAGGTGGCGGGGGTCGTGGGGTGTCTGGAGGCGGTGGTCGCGACCGTGCTCGCGTGGGTGCTGTTGGGTGAGCATCTGTCGGCGCCGCAGATCGTGGGCGGGGTGGTGGTGCTGGCCGGGGCGTTCGTCGCCCAGCGCTCCGCGCCGGGGAAGGGTTCGCCGCGGCCGGTGGCGTCCGGTGGGGAAGGTGTTGAACCTGAGCTGTCGGTGGGGCGTGGTCGATGA
- a CDS encoding SRPBCC family protein: MADVSAEARIEAPAEQVWARLVDWSAYGEWNTTHTGFPKGGPETFAVGGTFQENLKLMGFPAEVEWTIAELEPARTLAIRGKGPMAVDLVTRYTLTPDGDATTVRIDGRFTGAAVSLMAGRLRDSATAALDESLRKLGGLVA; encoded by the coding sequence ATGGCCGATGTCAGCGCGGAGGCACGCATCGAGGCACCCGCCGAGCAGGTCTGGGCCCGGCTCGTCGACTGGTCCGCGTACGGCGAGTGGAACACGACCCACACCGGCTTCCCCAAGGGCGGCCCGGAGACCTTCGCGGTGGGCGGCACCTTCCAGGAGAACCTGAAGCTCATGGGCTTCCCGGCGGAGGTCGAGTGGACCATCGCCGAACTGGAACCCGCCCGCACCCTGGCCATCCGGGGCAAGGGCCCCATGGCCGTGGACCTCGTCACCCGCTACACCCTCACCCCCGACGGCGACGCCACCACGGTCCGTATCGACGGCCGGTTCACCGGCGCCGCCGTCTCCCTGATGGCGGGCAGGCTCAGGGACTCGGCCACGGCCGCGCTCGACGAGTCCCTGCGCAAGCTGGGCGGCCTCGTGGCCTGA
- a CDS encoding SDR family NAD(P)-dependent oxidoreductase, producing MISDSYLSELFSLDGRVAVVTGGSSGIGKAITTALARAGASVVIVARRETELTATVDELTADGCRAAWVSGDLGTRAGVRAAAEQAAEAFGEPDILVNSAGINLRPPMSELGEDVWDTTMAVNLDAPFLLGRRFGPGMAERGYGRIIHLTSQQAHRAFVRSGAYGVSKGALESLARSQAEEWSPHGVTCNTLVPGFVMTPLNTRLSSDPEKVAALAARTMVGRNGLADDFAGAAVFLAGRSAGYITGQSIFVDGGFSVH from the coding sequence ATGATCTCCGACAGCTACCTCTCCGAACTGTTCTCGCTGGACGGCCGGGTCGCCGTGGTGACGGGCGGCAGCTCCGGCATCGGCAAGGCCATCACCACGGCTCTCGCACGGGCGGGGGCGAGCGTGGTGATCGTCGCGCGCAGGGAGACGGAGCTGACGGCCACGGTCGACGAACTGACGGCGGACGGCTGCCGGGCGGCCTGGGTGAGCGGCGACCTGGGCACCCGAGCCGGCGTCCGCGCGGCGGCCGAGCAGGCTGCCGAGGCGTTCGGCGAGCCCGACATCCTCGTCAACAGCGCCGGCATCAACCTGCGTCCGCCGATGAGCGAGCTGGGCGAGGACGTGTGGGACACCACTATGGCCGTGAACCTGGACGCGCCCTTCCTGCTGGGCCGGCGCTTCGGCCCCGGCATGGCCGAGCGGGGCTACGGACGCATCATCCACCTCACCTCCCAGCAGGCGCACCGGGCGTTCGTCCGAAGCGGCGCGTACGGCGTCTCCAAGGGCGCGCTGGAGTCGCTGGCCCGCTCGCAGGCCGAGGAGTGGTCGCCGCACGGCGTCACCTGCAACACCCTGGTCCCCGGCTTCGTCATGACCCCGCTCAACACGCGGCTGTCGTCCGACCCGGAGAAGGTGGCCGCCCTCGCCGCGCGCACCATGGTCGGACGCAACGGCCTGGCCGACGACTTCGCCGGGGCCGCGGTGTTCCTGGCAGGCCGCTCCGCCGGCTACATCACCGGACAGTCGATCTTCGTCGACGGCGGCTTCTCCGTGCACTAG
- a CDS encoding PadR family transcriptional regulator: protein MRSRGQDFGFERGHGGRGGEHPHGRGGAEGLRAAFGPFGPGQGGPGPFGPFGGGPWGGRGRGGPRGRARRGDVRASILALLKDRPMHGYEMIQEIAERSGGAWKPSPGSVYPTLQLLEDEGLIASASEGGKKLFSLTEAGRTAADEGPEAPWEEASRGVDWEALSEIRQAGFGLMEAFGQVWKTGDKDQRDKALTVINEARKKLYLILADEG from the coding sequence ATGCGTTCCCGTGGGCAGGACTTCGGATTCGAGCGTGGACATGGAGGCCGTGGCGGGGAGCACCCCCACGGCCGAGGTGGCGCCGAGGGGCTGCGCGCCGCCTTCGGGCCCTTCGGGCCGGGCCAGGGTGGTCCCGGGCCGTTCGGGCCTTTCGGTGGGGGCCCCTGGGGTGGGCGCGGCCGAGGCGGACCCAGGGGAAGGGCGCGGCGGGGCGACGTACGCGCGTCGATCCTGGCCCTCCTCAAGGACAGGCCCATGCACGGCTACGAGATGATCCAGGAGATCGCCGAGCGCAGTGGCGGGGCATGGAAGCCCAGCCCCGGCTCGGTGTACCCCACCCTCCAGTTGCTGGAGGACGAGGGGCTGATCGCCAGCGCGTCCGAGGGCGGCAAGAAGCTGTTCTCGCTCACCGAGGCCGGTCGCACCGCGGCCGACGAGGGGCCCGAGGCTCCCTGGGAAGAGGCCTCGCGCGGGGTCGACTGGGAGGCGCTGAGCGAGATCCGGCAGGCCGGCTTCGGTCTGATGGAGGCGTTCGGCCAGGTCTGGAAGACCGGCGACAAGGACCAGCGCGACAAGGCGCTGACGGTGATCAACGAAGCCCGCAAGAAGCTGTACCTGATCCTCGCCGACGAGGGCTGA
- a CDS encoding PhzF family phenazine biosynthesis protein: protein MRIRIVDAFTDRPFSGNPAGVLLLDAFPDDAWLQNVAKEVNHAETAFAHPLPEGGEADWALRWFTPVAEVAMCGHATLATAHILSSTNNHKGPVRFATRSGVLIATPQPDGSLTLDFPTAPLTPVSVPDGIAEALGAEPLGAVDTGPNVGDLLIELADEKTVLGLAPDVRVLGRYSERGIIATARAADPAAGHDYVSRCFFPNLGIDEDPVTGSAHTALAPYWSERLGSPHLTGLQASPRSGLVRTELRGDRTLLSGRAVTVIDGELLARPHDPDVMP, encoded by the coding sequence ATGCGCATTCGTATCGTCGACGCCTTCACCGACCGCCCCTTCTCCGGCAACCCCGCCGGAGTCCTCCTCCTCGACGCCTTCCCGGACGACGCCTGGCTGCAGAACGTGGCCAAAGAGGTCAACCACGCCGAGACCGCGTTCGCCCACCCCCTCCCCGAGGGCGGCGAGGCCGACTGGGCGCTGCGCTGGTTCACGCCGGTCGCCGAAGTGGCGATGTGCGGCCACGCCACACTGGCCACCGCACACATCCTGAGCAGCACGAACAACCACAAGGGCCCGGTGCGGTTCGCGACGCGCAGCGGTGTCCTCATCGCCACGCCCCAGCCGGACGGCTCCCTCACCCTCGACTTCCCGACCGCGCCCCTGACTCCGGTCTCCGTCCCTGACGGCATCGCCGAGGCCCTGGGCGCCGAGCCGCTGGGCGCCGTCGACACCGGCCCGAACGTCGGCGACCTGCTGATCGAGCTCGCCGACGAGAAGACGGTCCTGGGCCTCGCCCCCGATGTCCGGGTCCTCGGCCGCTACTCCGAGCGCGGCATCATCGCCACCGCCCGAGCCGCGGACCCCGCCGCCGGCCACGACTACGTCTCACGCTGCTTCTTCCCCAACCTCGGCATCGACGAGGACCCGGTCACGGGCAGCGCCCACACAGCCCTCGCCCCCTACTGGTCCGAACGCCTGGGCAGCCCGCACCTCACCGGCCTCCAGGCCTCCCCCCGCTCCGGCCTCGTCCGCACCGAACTCCGCGGCGACCGCACCCTGCTCTCCGGCCGCGCGGTCACGGTCATCGACGGCGAACTCCTCGCCCGGCCCCACGACCCCGACGTCATGCCCTGA
- a CDS encoding glutamate--cysteine ligase, translating into MGEKVVAGPFGLSDRQQYRDKLRQCLTGLARLLEEKRFDRPRNLMGVEIELNLVDGEGLPRMMNAQVLERIASRDFQTELAMFNLEVNIAPHRLDGRVFDQLSEELRTSLAYADRKAIEVGAGIVMIGILPTLGRDDLVSSNLSEGDRYTLLNDQIVAARGEDFTLDIDGVERLVCTSKSIAPEAACTSVQLHLQVTPGRFADVWNAAQAVAAAQVAIGANSPFLFGHELWRESRPPLFQQSTDTRPPELQAQGVRPRTWFGERWISSAYDLFEENLRFFPALLPICDDEDPIGVLDAGGIPSLAELTLHNGTIYRWNRPVYGIAEGVPHLRVENRVLPAGPTITDVIANAAFYYGVVRALAEESRPVWTRLPFEAAAANFDEACRHGIDARLQWPRGRYGGMGPVDAVNLVRDELLPLAEVGLDAWGVEPVDRDFYLGVIEERCRRRVNGASWQVETFHQALAKGLGRDAALAATTRRYCELMHSGEPVHSWPVGLPEPVPLG; encoded by the coding sequence ATGGGGGAAAAGGTCGTGGCGGGGCCGTTCGGCCTCTCCGATCGCCAGCAGTACCGTGACAAGCTCCGGCAGTGCCTGACGGGGCTGGCGCGGCTGCTGGAGGAGAAGCGGTTCGACCGCCCCAGGAACCTCATGGGTGTGGAGATCGAGCTGAATCTCGTCGACGGTGAAGGTCTGCCGAGAATGATGAATGCGCAAGTACTTGAACGGATTGCGAGCCGAGATTTCCAAACAGAACTCGCCATGTTCAATCTGGAAGTCAACATAGCTCCACATCGGCTGGACGGTCGGGTATTCGACCAGCTTTCCGAGGAGCTGCGCACCTCCCTCGCGTACGCGGACCGCAAAGCGATCGAGGTGGGCGCGGGCATCGTGATGATCGGCATCCTGCCCACGCTGGGCCGTGATGACCTGGTCTCCTCGAATCTCTCCGAGGGCGACCGCTACACCCTGCTGAACGACCAGATCGTCGCCGCCCGCGGCGAGGACTTCACCCTGGACATCGACGGGGTGGAGCGGCTCGTCTGCACCTCGAAGTCCATCGCGCCGGAAGCCGCCTGCACCTCCGTGCAGTTGCATCTCCAGGTCACCCCGGGCCGGTTCGCCGACGTGTGGAACGCCGCCCAGGCGGTCGCCGCCGCGCAGGTCGCCATCGGCGCCAACTCGCCGTTCCTGTTCGGGCACGAGCTGTGGCGGGAGTCGCGGCCGCCGCTGTTCCAGCAGTCCACCGACACCCGGCCGCCCGAACTCCAGGCCCAGGGGGTGCGGCCCCGCACCTGGTTCGGGGAGCGGTGGATCTCCTCGGCGTACGACCTCTTCGAGGAGAACCTGCGTTTCTTCCCGGCCCTGCTGCCCATCTGCGACGACGAGGATCCGATCGGCGTCCTCGACGCGGGCGGCATTCCCTCACTCGCCGAACTCACCCTGCACAACGGCACGATCTACCGCTGGAACCGTCCCGTCTACGGCATCGCCGAGGGGGTCCCGCATCTGCGCGTCGAGAACCGGGTGCTGCCCGCCGGGCCGACCATCACGGACGTGATCGCCAACGCGGCCTTCTACTACGGGGTCGTACGCGCTCTCGCCGAGGAGTCGCGGCCCGTCTGGACGCGGCTGCCGTTCGAGGCGGCCGCCGCCAACTTCGACGAGGCGTGCCGGCACGGCATCGACGCGCGGTTGCAGTGGCCGCGCGGGCGCTACGGCGGCATGGGGCCGGTGGACGCGGTGAACCTGGTACGGGACGAGCTGTTGCCGCTCGCCGAGGTGGGGCTGGACGCGTGGGGCGTCGAGCCGGTCGACCGGGACTTCTACCTCGGCGTGATCGAAGAGCGCTGTCGGCGACGGGTCAACGGGGCGTCCTGGCAGGTGGAAACGTTCCATCAGGCTCTGGCGAAGGGCCTCGGCCGGGACGCGGCGCTGGCCGCCACCACGCGGCGGTACTGCGAGCTGATGCACTCCGGGGAGCCGGTCCACAGCTGGCCGGTCGGGCTGCCGGAGCCGGTGCCGCTGGGCTGA
- a CDS encoding DUF5999 family protein, with the protein MCQHQPLCPTAESADREGARLVAHHPEQGWSLLCNGVLLFEDTGELLPDGQIIAPHRPMGTVMTAA; encoded by the coding sequence ATGTGCCAGCACCAGCCACTGTGCCCGACTGCCGAATCCGCCGACCGGGAGGGTGCCCGACTCGTGGCGCACCACCCGGAGCAGGGATGGAGCCTGCTCTGCAACGGCGTTCTGCTCTTCGAGGACACCGGTGAGCTCCTGCCGGACGGCCAGATCATCGCGCCGCACCGCCCGATGGGCACAGTGATGACAGCCGCCTGA
- the gcvP gene encoding aminomethyl-transferring glycine dehydrogenase, with the protein MTAHRIPLSELEQGIPFERRHIGPDVEARAKMLAHVGYGSLDELTAAAVPDVIKNTEALDLPGARTEAEVLAELRSLADRNQVLGSMIGLGYYGTFTPPVILRNVMENPAWYTAYTPYQPEISQGRLEALLNFQTMVAELTGLPTSGASLLDEGTAAAEAMALSRRMGKNKKGLFLVDADVLPQTIAVIETRAEPAGVEVVVADLGAGIPADIAGREINGVLLQYPGASGVVRDLKPVIEQAHALGALVTVAADLLALTLLSPPGELGADIAVGTTQRFGVPMAFGGPHAGYMAVREKFARSLPGRLVGVSVDADGHKAYRLALQTREQHIRREKATSNICTAQVLLAVMAGMYAVYHGPEGLRTIARRTHRYATVLAAGLAAGGIEVVHGAYFDTLTVRVPGRAGEVVAAAREHGVNLHLVDADLVSISCDETTTRAQLGAVWTAFGVEGDVEALDAAAADTLPQVLLRSDDYLTHPVFHDHRSETAMLRYLRRLADRDYALDRGMIPLGSCTMKLNATTEMEPVTWPEFGQVHPFAPAAQAQGYLTLIRELEEWLAEATGYDKVSLQPNAGSQGELAGLLAVRGYHRAGGDEQRTVCLIPSSAHGTNAASAVMAGMKVVVVKTADDGEIDVDDLRAKIEQYRDELSVLMITYPSTHGVFEEHVADICAQVHDAGGQVYVDGANLNALVGLAKPGHFGGDVSHLNLHKTFCIPHGGGGPGVGPVAVREHLAPYLPNHPLQPAAGPETGVGPVSAAPWGSAGILPISWAYVRLMGGEGLKRATQVAVLSANYVAKRLEPHYPVLYTGPDGLVAHECIIDLRPLAKSTGVSVDDIAKRLIDYGFHAPTMSFPVAGTLMIEPTESEDLAELDRFCEAMIAIRAEIEKVGSGEWPADDNPLRNAPHTAGALGGEWKHAYTREEAVFPAGVSRADKYWPPVRRIDQAFGDRNLVCSCPPLDAYEA; encoded by the coding sequence ATGACCGCCCACCGCATTCCACTCTCCGAGCTCGAACAGGGCATCCCCTTCGAGCGGCGCCACATCGGCCCGGACGTCGAGGCCCGGGCCAAGATGCTCGCGCACGTCGGGTACGGCTCGCTCGACGAGCTGACGGCGGCCGCGGTCCCGGACGTGATCAAGAACACCGAGGCGCTGGACCTTCCCGGCGCGCGTACCGAGGCCGAGGTGCTCGCCGAGCTGCGTTCGCTCGCGGACCGCAATCAGGTGCTCGGCTCGATGATCGGGCTCGGGTACTACGGGACGTTCACGCCGCCAGTGATTCTGCGGAATGTGATGGAGAACCCGGCCTGGTACACCGCCTACACGCCGTATCAGCCCGAGATCTCCCAGGGGCGGCTCGAGGCTCTTCTCAATTTCCAGACCATGGTGGCCGAGCTGACCGGTCTGCCCACCTCCGGGGCGTCCCTGCTCGACGAGGGCACCGCCGCCGCCGAGGCCATGGCGTTGTCCCGGCGTATGGGCAAGAACAAGAAGGGGCTCTTCCTCGTCGACGCGGACGTGCTGCCGCAGACGATCGCCGTGATCGAGACCCGCGCCGAGCCGGCCGGCGTCGAGGTCGTCGTCGCCGACCTCGGTGCGGGAATCCCGGCCGACATCGCCGGGCGGGAGATCAACGGGGTGCTGCTGCAGTACCCGGGTGCCTCCGGTGTCGTACGGGATCTGAAGCCGGTCATCGAGCAGGCGCACGCGCTCGGCGCGCTCGTCACCGTCGCCGCCGATCTGCTGGCGCTGACGCTTCTCTCCCCGCCCGGTGAGCTGGGTGCGGACATCGCGGTCGGGACGACTCAGCGGTTCGGTGTGCCGATGGCCTTCGGCGGGCCGCACGCGGGTTACATGGCCGTGCGGGAGAAGTTCGCGCGCAGCCTGCCCGGACGTCTCGTCGGGGTCTCCGTGGACGCGGACGGGCACAAGGCGTACCGGCTCGCCCTGCAGACGCGGGAGCAGCACATCCGCCGGGAGAAGGCGACCAGCAACATCTGCACGGCGCAGGTACTGCTCGCCGTGATGGCCGGTATGTACGCCGTGTACCACGGGCCGGAGGGGCTGCGGACCATCGCCCGCCGTACCCACCGGTACGCCACCGTGCTCGCCGCGGGGCTCGCGGCCGGTGGGATCGAGGTCGTGCACGGCGCGTACTTCGACACGCTCACCGTGCGGGTGCCGGGGCGGGCCGGTGAGGTCGTGGCAGCCGCTCGGGAACATGGCGTGAACCTGCACCTCGTGGACGCCGACCTGGTGTCGATCTCCTGCGACGAGACCACGACGCGGGCGCAGCTGGGTGCCGTATGGACCGCGTTCGGGGTGGAGGGGGACGTCGAGGCCCTCGATGCCGCTGCCGCGGACACGCTGCCTCAGGTGCTGCTGCGGTCGGACGACTACCTCACGCACCCGGTGTTCCACGACCACCGCTCCGAGACCGCGATGTTGCGCTATCTGCGCCGGCTCGCCGACCGGGACTACGCGCTGGACCGGGGCATGATCCCGCTGGGTTCCTGCACGATGAAGCTCAACGCGACCACCGAGATGGAGCCGGTGACATGGCCCGAGTTCGGGCAGGTGCACCCGTTCGCGCCCGCCGCGCAGGCGCAGGGGTATCTCACGCTCATCCGTGAGCTGGAGGAGTGGCTGGCGGAGGCCACCGGGTACGACAAGGTGTCGCTGCAGCCGAACGCGGGCTCGCAGGGTGAGCTGGCCGGACTGCTCGCCGTACGCGGGTACCACCGGGCGGGCGGCGACGAGCAGCGGACCGTGTGCCTCATCCCGTCCTCCGCGCACGGCACCAACGCGGCGAGCGCCGTCATGGCCGGCATGAAGGTCGTCGTCGTGAAGACCGCCGACGACGGCGAGATCGACGTCGACGACCTGCGGGCGAAGATCGAGCAGTACCGCGACGAGCTGTCCGTGCTGATGATCACGTATCCGTCGACGCACGGGGTGTTCGAGGAGCACGTGGCCGACATCTGCGCGCAGGTGCACGACGCGGGCGGCCAGGTGTACGTCGACGGCGCCAACCTCAACGCGCTGGTGGGTCTCGCCAAGCCGGGGCACTTCGGTGGCGACGTCTCACACCTGAACCTGCACAAGACGTTCTGCATCCCGCACGGCGGCGGTGGGCCGGGTGTCGGTCCGGTGGCGGTGCGCGAGCACCTCGCGCCGTACCTGCCGAACCACCCGCTGCAGCCCGCGGCCGGTCCGGAGACGGGTGTGGGGCCGGTCTCGGCGGCGCCGTGGGGCTCGGCGGGCATTCTGCCGATCTCGTGGGCGTACGTCCGGCTCATGGGCGGTGAAGGGCTGAAGCGGGCCACGCAGGTGGCGGTGCTCAGCGCCAACTACGTCGCCAAGCGGCTGGAGCCGCACTACCCGGTGCTGTACACCGGTCCGGACGGGCTCGTGGCACACGAGTGCATCATCGACCTGCGGCCGCTGGCCAAGTCGACCGGGGTGAGCGTCGACGACATCGCCAAGCGGCTCATCGACTACGGCTTCCACGCGCCGACGATGTCGTTCCCGGTGGCCGGGACGCTGATGATCGAGCCGACCGAGTCGGAGGACCTCGCTGAGCTGGACCGGTTCTGCGAGGCGATGATCGCGATCCGCGCGGAGATCGAGAAGGTCGGCTCGGGCGAGTGGCCCGCGGACGACAACCCGCTGCGGAACGCGCCGCACACCGCGGGCGCGCTCGGCGGGGAGTGGAAGCACGCCTACACGCGCGAGGAGGCGGTCTTCCCTGCCGGGGTCTCGCGCGCCGACAAGTACTGGCCGCCGGTGCGCCGGATCGACCAGGCCTTCGGTGACCGGAACCTGGTCTGTTCCTGCCCGCCGCTGGACGCTTACGAAGCGTAG
- a CDS encoding Clp protease N-terminal domain-containing protein yields the protein MLSRIPRQSAVDHGPDHVEIEGRLTDELASVVAGARRRALRDGDRQIDTAHLLHSLVESDPEVRAVFDGPQVARLLGYLVQRSIGYGLRWQIGVEDAGAVPGVPGMPGWSPVAARVMTQADDRAVRRGERSAQGVDLLAVLVAATGSRAVEVLGKVGVDGGVVARRIPGTGEGRVGGGW from the coding sequence GTGCTATCCCGTATCCCCCGGCAGTCGGCCGTAGACCATGGTCCGGACCACGTGGAGATCGAAGGCAGGCTCACTGACGAGCTGGCCTCGGTGGTCGCCGGTGCGCGCAGACGGGCGCTCCGCGACGGGGACCGCCAGATCGACACCGCCCATCTGCTGCACTCGCTCGTGGAGTCCGACCCCGAGGTCCGTGCCGTCTTCGACGGCCCGCAGGTCGCCCGGCTGCTCGGCTATCTGGTGCAGCGCAGCATCGGTTACGGGCTGCGCTGGCAGATCGGTGTCGAGGACGCCGGTGCCGTCCCCGGGGTGCCGGGCATGCCCGGCTGGTCGCCCGTGGCGGCTCGGGTGATGACGCAGGCGGACGACCGTGCCGTGCGGCGGGGTGAGCGGTCGGCCCAAGGTGTCGATCTGCTGGCGGTGCTCGTCGCGGCCACCGGATCGCGGGCCGTGGAGGTGCTGGGCAAGGTGGGTGTCGACGGGGGAGTGGTGGCGCGGCGGATCCCGGGGACGGGTGAGGGCCGGGTCGGGGGCGGGTGGTGA
- a CDS encoding CPBP family intramembrane glutamic endopeptidase, whose protein sequence is MQGQAESVEGAVPRERPGRRILRDETLLVLGLSLGASGVSALISFVGSVTKPGGLKDQAATMNASAAPGRPWLDLAWQLFGITAALVPVALVAHFLLREGAGLRTLGFDRTKPWFDLGRGAAIAAVIGSTGIAFYLAARGLGFNLTVVPEALPEVWWKYPVLILSAIQNAVLEEVIVVAYLLRRLQQLGWSPGSALAASSVLRGSYHLYQGIGGFIGNMVMGVVFVYLYRRWGRVGPLVVAHSLLDIGAFVGYALLAGKVGWLPTP, encoded by the coding sequence GTGCAGGGGCAGGCGGAGTCGGTGGAGGGTGCGGTGCCGCGGGAGCGGCCCGGCCGACGGATTCTGAGGGACGAGACACTGCTCGTGCTCGGGCTCTCGCTCGGCGCCAGCGGGGTGTCCGCGCTGATCAGCTTCGTCGGATCGGTCACCAAGCCGGGCGGGCTGAAGGACCAGGCGGCCACCATGAACGCCTCGGCCGCGCCCGGCCGACCGTGGCTCGACCTCGCGTGGCAGCTCTTCGGGATCACGGCCGCCCTGGTGCCCGTCGCCCTGGTCGCACACTTCCTGCTGCGCGAGGGCGCGGGGCTGCGCACCCTCGGGTTCGACCGTACGAAGCCGTGGTTCGACCTCGGCCGGGGCGCGGCGATCGCCGCGGTGATCGGCAGCACGGGCATTGCTTTCTATCTGGCGGCCCGCGGCCTCGGCTTCAACCTCACGGTGGTCCCGGAGGCGCTGCCCGAGGTGTGGTGGAAGTACCCCGTGCTCATCCTCTCCGCGATCCAGAACGCGGTTCTCGAAGAGGTCATCGTGGTCGCGTATCTGCTGCGCCGGCTTCAGCAGCTGGGCTGGTCACCGGGGAGCGCGCTGGCCGCCAGCTCGGTGCTGCGCGGGTCGTACCACCTCTACCAGGGCATCGGCGGCTTCATCGGCAACATGGTGATGGGCGTGGTGTTCGTCTACCTGTACCGGCGGTGGGGGCGAGTGGGCCCGCTCGTGGTGGCCCACTCGCTGCTCGACATCGGGGCGTTCGTGGGGTACGCGCTGCTGGCGGGGAAGGTGGGCTGGCTGCCCACCCCGTGA
- a CDS encoding HAD family hydrolase, with the protein MPLLLLDLDNTLIDRDAAFRDATAAFLSAQGLPDTDLAWVTTVDAGGRTPRHEVSAALIHRYGSAVPHSAVRALLDTGAADRVVLAPTTREALDRARTGGWTCVIVTNGRTVQQEAKIRNTGLDRLVQGWVVSEAVGSAKPEPGIFHAAAATVALPLPGAWVVGDSPPADIAGADALGLRSVWVANGRAWHEASYRPTHIAADITLAIDHVMSATNRAVQPGGTAGTEIR; encoded by the coding sequence ATGCCCTTGTTGCTGCTCGACCTGGACAACACCCTCATCGACCGCGACGCAGCCTTCCGCGACGCCACGGCCGCCTTCCTCTCCGCGCAAGGCCTGCCCGACACCGACCTGGCATGGGTGACGACCGTCGACGCGGGCGGCCGCACCCCTCGCCACGAGGTCTCCGCAGCCCTGATCCACCGCTACGGAAGCGCCGTACCGCACTCCGCCGTCCGCGCCCTGCTCGACACCGGCGCCGCCGACCGCGTGGTCCTCGCGCCCACCACCCGCGAGGCGCTGGACAGGGCGCGGACCGGCGGCTGGACCTGCGTGATCGTCACCAACGGCCGGACCGTCCAGCAGGAGGCGAAGATCCGCAACACCGGGCTCGACCGGCTCGTCCAGGGCTGGGTCGTCTCCGAAGCCGTCGGCAGCGCGAAACCGGAACCGGGGATCTTCCACGCCGCGGCCGCCACCGTCGCCCTCCCCCTGCCCGGCGCCTGGGTCGTCGGCGACTCACCGCCGGCCGATATCGCGGGCGCCGACGCACTCGGCCTGCGCAGCGTGTGGGTGGCGAACGGCCGCGCCTGGCATGAGGCCTCCTACCGGCCCACCCACATCGCAGCCGACATCACTCTCGCGATCGACCACGTCATGAGCGCCACGAACCGAGCGGTTCAGCCGGGCGGCACGGCCGGGACGGAAATCCGGTGA